The genomic stretch CAAGTGAGCAGCCTGCATCGAGATCGGGGAGCAAAACTAACTTATTAGGATTCAAAATCTTGGCGGTTTCTGCCATGAAATGTACACCCAGAAATACAATCACATCTGCTTGACAATTGACCGCAGCTTGAGATAGCCCTAGAGAATCGCCGATATAGTCAGCGATATCTTGGAGATCGGGATCTTGGTAATAATGAGCCAAAATAACCGCATTCAGTTCCTTTTTAAGATCAGCGATCGCTGTAAATAGGTCTTGAGGAATGGCATTCTGGGAAAGTTGGCGATCGCTAAGTTGTTCAGCTTTAGGAGCGGTGAGAAACACGGTTTGCCTCACTAAATTAATATTTACTAGTATTTGCAGGTAGGCGAGATTGTAGGTTTTAGGATGAGCATCGCTTTGTGCTGTTCATCTATTTTGAACTACAGGTTGGGAGAATTGTGTAAATCGGGCTTTGGGGACAGATTTATAGTGGCAAATATTGATTCAATATATTTAATTATAGTAGAAGTTACCAAAAATGGTTGAGATCCTGCAAACCTCATCTCATTTTTTTTGCAACTTTTTCTATAGGTTTTACGTCATCATTTTGGAATCCGCAGATAATTAACAATCTAAGCTGCAAGGTTATGATTACTCTAAGTCTAGTAATTCCAGCTTCATGAGTTGGGGCTGATGGTGGGGATATATTTTTTGGATATTGTGCGTAAGTTAAGTGGATATGAGCTAAGTAAAGCTTGAGGTAACTGTAAATATGAAAACATCGATCGCCAAGTTGTCAATATCAAAATTGATTGGTTCAAGACTTCAGCATTACTGGAAATTCGTCACTGTCTGCCTGATGTCTTTGCTATTAGCAGTTACGCTCAATCCTTTTGCTGTTAAAGCTTTTGACCTATCTGATTTATTTCGTGTTTTACCTTCGGCTATCCAGATCATTCAGCTTTCTAGCATTGGGGATAATGACGAAGTTGCCCTTGGTAGACAAATCGACGGTCAAATTCAGCAAGAGGTGAGGATTAGTCGTGACCCTGCGGCAAATGCTCTGGTTAGTCGCTTAGGTCAGATTCTCGTACCAACGAGCGATCGCCCGAATATTCCCTATACCTTTCGTGTAGTTGATGACAAAAATCTCAATGCCTTTGCGACGATGGGCGGGTTTGTGTACATCAATACAGGTACAATCGCTGCCTCTGATAATGTGGCACAGCTAGCCAGCGTCATCGGTCACGAAATGGGACATATTGCAGGTCGTCATGCCCTAGAACAAATGAAACAAATGGCGATCGCTCAAGGTATTGCCACTATTGCTGGGGTTGCTGATGATCGTTTAGTAGGCATTGGCGTAAATCTAGCGTTACGCTTGCCAAATAGCCGTGAAGCCGAGTTTGATGCCGATCGCCGAGGTTTGATTAATATTACTAGGGCTGGATTTGCAGCAAGAGCGATGCCCGCCTTCATGCAAAAGTTAGCTAGTGCCAGTAACGGTGGTGGCGCTCCTTCCTTTTTAAGTACGCATCCAGCAACAGGTGAACGTATTAGCGCTCTTAATCAAGCTATCCAAGAGAATAATTTAAATACTTCAGGTGGTTTAAATGACGCTGAATATCAAAGAATTTGGCGATCGCGCTTTCGTTAAATAACGCGATTTCGGGATAATTTGAAACGGGCTTTTAGAGAGGGCTTGCGTAGCAAGCCCTCTCTAAAAGCCCAAAAGTAAAAGCCTTGCTTAGCAAGGCTTTTACTTTTGGGCTTTTAAAATTTGCCAGCTTAATCCGAACTGACGTTAAATAGAAAAAGGCGGTACTTTGTACCATCTTTTTCTATTTGACTTCTATGAGTAGATTTGCTAAACGGGGATATTTAGAGACTAAACCGAAGGTTTCGGGAGAGACCACATCATAGGTGAAATGCCTTTGGGCTATGCAGAAACGATCCCAATCGGCAACTTCAATACGGAAGAGTTTAATAATCGTATCAACTAGAAAAGGCGTAAGTTCAAATTGCCAGCCAACTTTCAAATTCAAAAATTCACAAAACTGAGCTACCAAATCTTGAGTAGTTAAGCGCTGCATTCCCAAAACTAAACGAGCGGGAGATGTAGGAATCGCTGGAGCAGTGAGCAAGTGGGTAACAATTTGGGAAATATCACTTGCATGGACAAAATGGAAACTTCCATCGGTTTTGAGAAATCTCGCGTAGGGAACATATTTGAGAATATCTTTGAGTCCCTTGGAAAGATGAGAATAGGGCTTATCAGGAGCGCCGCCAAAAACAAGGGTAGGGAATACGGTAATTAGGCGATCGCGAATAGTAGAATTCTCTAAAGTCTCCAAACAGGCATGTTTGGAAGCGATGTAATCTGTACCAAATTTTCCTGCTTCAGGAATAATCTGATTATGGGAATCGAGAATGCTAGCTGTGGAGAAATAGATCGCACGTTCACAGACCTGTGGATCGAGAGAAGAAAATAATTCAATGGTTTTGTCACGATTAACGATGAAGGCTTCTTCTCCGCCCCACCCTGCGGCAGTACTGACTACAAATTCCATTGTGCGGAGTAAGTCTTTGTGATTACCAATGTTCTGCATTGAGTCTTCAATGATATGGACATTAGGGCGATCGCTCAGGTCAATTTGCAATTTACGGCGATCGCGTACCAGTAGATATAACTCATAATCAGTTTTCTCTAAAAGCTCCTCGATCAAATAATGACCAACACAACCACTCGCACCCGTAATAAAGACTTTTTTCGGCATTCTCTTAATAACTCTTATCTTCTTAATAATAGGGTAATCGAGGTAGCTATTTCCACTTACCTTGATTACTTGCGTAAAGGATCAACATATCCTTCAGGACATGTTGGATTTGTACTTGGTTTAAATTTGGGTGGTGATTTGCGGGTTGGCTTTTGACTTTCACAGAGCAGTGTCACTGTTGTCACATCCTTAGATTCAGGAACTAGCTTGATATAAACTAAGCTGGTATAGGATTTTAAGAAATCTTTTTTAGCCAAAGCAATATGTTGTACTGCCTGTTTGTTATCTAGAACTACAATTTGATATTTGTAATTCTCCGACTCATTGTTGATGCCTATCTTCAAATCATCCAGTTTGTTAGTAAAATACCCTTGCTCTACAAAAAAGGCTTGATGAGCACGAGTCATTGCCCCCACATAAGATTTGGCTTCACTTTGCCATGCAAGAGAAGATAAAGGAACTGCCTCAGGGAAATCCAAATCTGCATCCAGTTTTGTGTCATTAGAAATACGCTTCAATAGAAGTATATTTGGCATCAATATATTGCCGACTAGATTGGTTGTACTAGAGCCATAGTACATTTGCTGCATGATTGCAGGCATAAACAATTGCTGGAGAATCAGTTGTCCTTTGGCATTAATGGAGAAAGTTGTTCGAGAGCCAAAGCTACCTTGAAAAACATCTAGGTATGTCTGTCCATTCAAGGAATTAATTTGATATTCCGCTTTAACTGCTGTCTTTTTGGTGGGATTAATCAGATAAAGACTACCTTCGGGTGTAAATAGAACTGTGAGTGATTCTGAATCACCACCTAATGTTGTAAGTTTCCATTTACCAAGTAACTTTTGAGATTCAGCCGTTAATTCAACTGGCTCGGCAGCGATCGCTTGAAGTGCTAGATTTTTTGTCAAAGCTCCCAAAGTATCACGGGAAATTGCTAGCAATGTAGCATTAGCTCCTAATGCGATCGCCAATGTCAGAATTAGTTTGTGAATCCAATACTTATAAATATCTTTCATAGATTCATTGATTATATTTAGGAATAACTTACTTTAATGCAGTAGCAATAAATGATCGGGGTATCTCTTAATTAATTCGCCTCAATCATTTTAAAATGAACTAAAGCAAAATAACCAAGAAATCAAGTTCTTGGCTAAAATCTAAAGTCACCTAAAGCAGACTAAAGAACTCCTATGATCAACCCTTTTCAATGGGTTTAAGCTTTCAGCCCGTAATTTAACGTGAATTCGATAACGCCCTTTGTGCGGAGCGAAGCTCCGCACAAAGGGCGAAAAATGGCAAAAATCGCTTAGCGATTTTTGCCATTTTTCGCCTTCGTCGAACTGACGTTAATTTATTACAGGGCTATTGCTTAAATTGAAAATGTATTAGATAGATCGTTCAATATATTTAAAACACAAAACTGGAGGTTATGCTGCCTATGTAGTAGGGCGACATAACTTCCAGTTTTGATGATCTATTTGACTGCTGGTTTCTTGGTTACGTTATTGAAATATTCCTTAGCCTTAGTGAAAGCATACTTGACCTTATCGCCAATAGTAGGATCGGGTAAAACTGCAACTGTAATTTCTTCATCAGGAAACTCCTTCAGACGATAGCCATATTCCAAATCATCTTTGAACTTCCGCAAAACAGGATATAGGCGAATTGCTCCTTTCAATAATTCTGCTTCTTGTTGGAAAATAGCGCGACTAATGAGATTACTACGTTCTACTGCCATTGAACCCGCAGGAACCCATTCCTTCCCCTTGATGCGTACAAAAATATTGAATTCAGGTAAACCCTTGTCCTTCATCTCATCATATTTGTTTGCGGCAAGCTCACGTTTGTTTGGTGCTTTCTTCTTTTTCTTTTGAGCACCCGAACCGCTAGCAAATCCCGTCGCCTTAGTTGCACCCATTGCCTTACCTTTGATTTTTTAAAAGAGTTTTTAAATGTGTTAACAAAAGTTTACTTTAGCGGACGACGGAAACACAATCATTCTTTAGGCAAGAAATTTAGGGATATCTATAGCTGCCGCCAAGTATATCAGGACGTAAAACCCCAAAGAGAGTTGCGGTGCTTTGCACCGCAACTCTCTTTGGGGTTCTGCTTTTGTCCTAACATGACTGGCGACAGCTATATAAGAACAAAGCCGCCCTAGGGCGGCTTTGTTTAACCTTCTTTTAGTTGGCTAGAGGGTGAATCTAGATCAAATAAGATTTGGAGCATTTGCATTGCTTTACGCCGCGATTCGATATCCTGTTGAGCGCGTAACTGCACCATTGGATCATGCAGAATTTTGTTGATGATGCCACGAGTCATACTCTCGATCACATCTTGATGCTTGTCGGCAAAGTCATTGCCAAGGCGAGATAGGGCTTTTTCCATCTCCTGTTCACGGATAATTTCCATCTTTTGGCGCAGCTTGCTGATCGTAGGAACAGTCTCGAGCGATCGCCACCATAGATCAAATTCGGCTACACAACCTTCCAGCAAAATCTCTGCCTGCATTGCCATTTGACGACGGCTCTCTTGGTTTTCCGCTACTACCGCTTGCAGATCATCAACATTGTAAGCCTTAGTATTTGCTAACTCATTTACGTCAGAACTAATATTGCGAGGTACAGAAATATCTACCAGTGTCAAACCAGTGTGATTTGGGGAGATTTCTTCAAGATGCTTACGGCTGATAATCACTTCAGTCGAAGCTGTGCTGGTAAAGACTAAGTCAGAAACTGCAACACAGTCAAACATCTGCTCAAGGGGATGAATATCAAACTGAGCACCGCTCGCTTCAAATTCCTTGAGCATTGCTTCAGCACGCGATCGCGATCGATTAACGATCGCGATTTTTTGCGCCCCTTTAGAGATTAAATGCTTAACTAACAGGCGCGACATTTTGCCAGCACCAATAATCGTAGTGTGCTTATCCGATAGATCTTTT from Pseudanabaena sp. Chao 1811 encodes the following:
- a CDS encoding NAD-dependent epimerase/dehydratase family protein, with product MPKKVFITGASGCVGHYLIEELLEKTDYELYLLVRDRRKLQIDLSDRPNVHIIEDSMQNIGNHKDLLRTMEFVVSTAAGWGGEEAFIVNRDKTIELFSSLDPQVCERAIYFSTASILDSHNQIIPEAGKFGTDYIASKHACLETLENSTIRDRLITVFPTLVFGGAPDKPYSHLSKGLKDILKYVPYARFLKTDGSFHFVHASDISQIVTHLLTAPAIPTSPARLVLGMQRLTTQDLVAQFCEFLNLKVGWQFELTPFLVDTIIKLFRIEVADWDRFCIAQRHFTYDVVSPETFGLVSKYPRLANLLIEVK
- a CDS encoding M48 family metallopeptidase, giving the protein MKTSIAKLSISKLIGSRLQHYWKFVTVCLMSLLLAVTLNPFAVKAFDLSDLFRVLPSAIQIIQLSSIGDNDEVALGRQIDGQIQQEVRISRDPAANALVSRLGQILVPTSDRPNIPYTFRVVDDKNLNAFATMGGFVYINTGTIAASDNVAQLASVIGHEMGHIAGRHALEQMKQMAIAQGIATIAGVADDRLVGIGVNLALRLPNSREAEFDADRRGLINITRAGFAARAMPAFMQKLASASNGGGAPSFLSTHPATGERISALNQAIQENNLNTSGGLNDAEYQRIWRSRFR
- a CDS encoding glutamyl-tRNA reductase, translated to MNIAVVGLSHKTATVEVREKLSIPEDRMEAAIAQLMSYPSIEEAAILSTCNRLELYVVTSEAESGIREIMQFLSEFSQLPLQYLRRYLFILLRQDAVTHLMRVASGLDSLVLGEGQILAQVKNTHRLAQQHNGAGRILNQLFKQALSAGKRVRTETEIGTGAVSISSAAVELAQIKLKDLSDKHTTIIGAGKMSRLLVKHLISKGAQKIAIVNRSRSRAEAMLKEFEASGAQFDIHPLEQMFDCVAVSDLVFTSTASTEVIISRKHLEEISPNHTGLTLVDISVPRNISSDVNELANTKAYNVDDLQAVVAENQESRRQMAMQAEILLEGCVAEFDLWWRSLETVPTISKLRQKMEIIREQEMEKALSRLGNDFADKHQDVIESMTRGIINKILHDPMVQLRAQQDIESRRKAMQMLQILFDLDSPSSQLKEG
- a CDS encoding type IV pilin-like G/H family protein, translated to MKDIYKYWIHKLILTLAIALGANATLLAISRDTLGALTKNLALQAIAAEPVELTAESQKLLGKWKLTTLGGDSESLTVLFTPEGSLYLINPTKKTAVKAEYQINSLNGQTYLDVFQGSFGSRTTFSINAKGQLILQQLFMPAIMQQMYYGSSTTNLVGNILMPNILLLKRISNDTKLDADLDFPEAVPLSSLAWQSEAKSYVGAMTRAHQAFFVEQGYFTNKLDDLKIGINNESENYKYQIVVLDNKQAVQHIALAKKDFLKSYTSLVYIKLVPESKDVTTVTLLCESQKPTRKSPPKFKPSTNPTCPEGYVDPLRK
- a CDS encoding HHL1-like protein, which codes for MGATKATGFASGSGAQKKKKKAPNKRELAANKYDEMKDKGLPEFNIFVRIKGKEWVPAGSMAVERSNLISRAIFQQEAELLKGAIRLYPVLRKFKDDLEYGYRLKEFPDEEITVAVLPDPTIGDKVKYAFTKAKEYFNNVTKKPAVK